A stretch of Henckelia pumila isolate YLH828 chromosome 4, ASM3356847v2, whole genome shotgun sequence DNA encodes these proteins:
- the LOC140862290 gene encoding uncharacterized protein, which produces MTVGNVQNMKVCGICTARGHATDMCPTLQEGSAEQVNAARGFPGSPQRKYDPYSNTYNPGWMDHPNLRYGNPQAIQAPPHNPAYRPPYPQQPQHPQVPTPGEFLENIVKDLATNAAAFQRETRASIQQLNTQMGQLATAVNRLEALNSNSLPSQTMVNPRENVSAITLRSGKELKESKVEEDATIQEAPRGKFPPFSKYKPVAPFPLSLKESRKDDGIKGLYEVFRRCERKQKLKGCQKVELGEQVSAVIQRKVPTKCKDPGIFSILCKIGDVQLDTAMLDLGASINVMPYSVYASLKLGPLTETGIVIQMANKSTIFPRGVLEDVLVQVDNLVFSADFYFDREVVKFHIFDTLQIPDCESVVNNLDVINNLSQEHKKVVNENKVKKVIARPMENFTTESVRSELQSPKKSKKKKQRPKISTKVRKWVKVDKGTRYEPP; this is translated from the exons atgaCTGTAGGGAATGTACAAAATATGAAGGTTTGTGGAATTTGCACTGCAAGGGGACATGcgactgacatgtgtcccacacttcaagagggATCGGCTGAGCAAGTCAATGCAGCAAGAGGATTTCCTGGATCGCCACAACGGAAGTATGATCCAtactccaacacatacaatcctggttggatgGATCATCCAAACCTGAGATATGGGAACCCGCAAGCAATtcaagcaccaccgcacaatccAGCTTATAGGCCGCCGTACCCCCAACAACCACAGCATCCTCAAGTCCCCACACCTGGTGAGTTTCTAGAAaacattgttaaggatcttgctactaatGCTGCCGCTTTTCAACGGGAAActcgagcaagtatccaacagTTGAACACTCAAATGGGGCAGTTGGCAACCGCAGTGAACAGGTTGGAGGCACTGAATTCGAACAGCTTACCATCACAGACTATGGTGAATCCGAGGGAGAATGTGAGTGCAATCaccttgaggagtggaaaggagTTGAAG GAATCCAAGGTAGAGGAGGACGCCACAATTCAGGAAGCACCTAGAGGTAAGTTCCCTCCTTTTTCCAAGTATAAACctgtagccccttttcccttatcATTGAAAGAGTCTAGGAAAGATGATGGAATTAAGGGGTTGTATGAAGTGTTTCGTAGATGCGAG AGAAAACAAAAGTTAAAGGGATGTCAGAAAGTTGAATTAGGAGAACAGGTCTCTGCCGTAATTCAAAGAAAGGTacctacaaaatgcaaggatccaggtatatTCTCAATTCTTTGCAAGATAGGAGATGTTCAGCTTGATACGGCCATGTTAGATTTAGGAGCGTCGATCAATGTCATGCCATATTCTGTGTATGCTTCCTTAAAACTAGGGCCTTTGACTGaaactggaattgttattcaAATGGCTAATAAATCTACAATTTTTCCAAGAGGAGTGCTAGAAGATGTTCTTGTGCAAGTTGACAATTTGGTCTTTTCTGCTGATTTCTAT TTTGATAGGGAGGTTGTtaagtttcatatttttgataccctgcAAATTCCTGattgtgaaagtgttgttaataatCTTGATGTCATTAATAACTTGTCGCAAGAACACAAGAAGGTTGTGAATGAGAATAAAGTTAAAAAGGTTATTGCAAGACCTATGGAGAATTTTACTACTGAAAGTGTTCGTTCTGAACTGCAGTCACCCAAGAAATCCAAGAAGAAGAAGCAAAGACCAAAAATCTCTACAAAAGTGCGcaagtgggtgaaggtggacaagGGAACTAGATATGAACCACCTTGA